A genomic segment from Amycolatopsis camponoti encodes:
- a CDS encoding replication-associated recombination protein A codes for MAQDELFTVNTDIAPSPERTTSNADERQADPASSPLAVRMRPRALDEVVGQQHLLREGAPLRRLVEGAAPASVLLYGPPGTGKTTLANLVSIATGRRFVAMSALSAGVKEVRGVIEEARRRRQYNAENTVLFIDEVHRFSKTQQDALLGAVEDRTVLLVAATTENPSFSVVSPLLSRSLVLQLRPLTDEDITQLLERALADERGLGGELTLTDDARAHLVRLAGGDARRALTALEAAADAASATEAKTIDLPIVESTVDKAAVRYDRDGDQHYDVISAFIKSIRGSDVDAALHYLARMIEAGEDPRFLARRLVVHASEDIGMADPTALQSAVAAAHAVQFIGMPEGRLALAQATVHLATAPKSNAVIAGIDAALADVRGGLAGTVPPHLRDGHYAGAKKLGNAQGYRYPHGVPEGVLAQQYPPDELVGKDYYEPTQRGAERTLAERVPKLRRTIRGEK; via the coding sequence GTGGCACAGGACGAGCTCTTCACCGTGAACACCGACATCGCGCCGTCACCGGAGCGGACGACGTCGAACGCGGACGAGCGGCAGGCGGACCCGGCGAGCTCCCCGCTGGCCGTGCGGATGCGGCCGCGCGCGCTCGACGAGGTCGTCGGCCAGCAGCACCTGCTGCGCGAAGGCGCTCCGCTGCGGCGGCTGGTCGAGGGCGCCGCGCCGGCGTCGGTGCTGCTCTACGGCCCGCCCGGCACGGGCAAGACGACCCTGGCCAACCTGGTCTCGATCGCGACCGGGCGCCGGTTCGTCGCGATGTCGGCGCTTTCGGCGGGCGTCAAGGAGGTCCGCGGCGTCATCGAGGAGGCGCGCCGGCGCCGGCAGTACAACGCCGAGAACACCGTGCTGTTCATCGACGAGGTCCACCGGTTCTCCAAGACCCAGCAGGACGCGCTGCTCGGCGCGGTCGAGGACCGCACGGTGCTGCTGGTCGCGGCGACCACCGAGAACCCGTCGTTCTCCGTCGTCTCGCCGCTGCTGTCGCGGTCGCTGGTGCTGCAGCTGCGCCCGCTGACCGACGAGGACATCACGCAGCTGCTCGAACGCGCGTTGGCCGACGAACGCGGTCTCGGCGGCGAGCTGACGCTGACCGACGACGCCCGCGCCCACCTCGTCCGGCTCGCCGGGGGTGACGCGCGCCGCGCGCTGACCGCGTTGGAGGCGGCGGCGGACGCGGCGTCGGCGACCGAGGCGAAGACCATCGACCTGCCGATCGTCGAGTCCACTGTGGACAAGGCGGCGGTGCGCTACGACCGCGACGGCGACCAGCACTACGACGTCATCAGCGCGTTCATCAAGTCGATCCGCGGGTCCGATGTGGACGCAGCGTTGCATTACCTGGCCCGGATGATCGAAGCGGGGGAGGACCCGCGGTTCCTCGCCCGGCGGCTGGTCGTGCACGCCAGCGAGGACATCGGGATGGCCGACCCGACAGCGCTGCAGTCGGCCGTCGCGGCGGCGCACGCGGTGCAGTTCATCGGCATGCCGGAGGGACGGCTCGCGCTGGCGCAGGCGACCGTGCACCTCGCGACGGCCCCGAAGTCGAACGCGGTGATCGCGGGCATCGACGCCGCGCTGGCCGACGTCCGCGGCGGGCTCGCCGGCACCGTCCCGCCGCACCTGCGCGACGGGCACTACGCGGGCGCGAAGAAGCTCGGCAACGCGCAGGGCTACCGCTACCCGCACGGCGTCCCGGAGGGCGTGCTGGCCCAGCAGTACCCGCCGGACGAGCTGGTCGGCAAGGACTACTACGAGCCGACCCAGCGCGGCGCCGAGCGCACGCTCGCCGAGCGCGTCCCGAAGCTGCGCCGGACGATCCGCGGGGAGAAGTGA
- a CDS encoding VOC family protein, with amino-acid sequence MPATLQCIVLDCPEPVVLARFYQALLGGEVDRPDPRWRVDEDWSTLHAGGIVLGFQRSFDYRPPRWPDPAFPQQFHLDFEVDDFRESHHQVLVNGGRLLDPDLGGRGWRVYADPAGHPFCLLGDY; translated from the coding sequence GTGCCCGCGACACTGCAGTGCATCGTCCTGGACTGTCCGGAACCGGTGGTGCTCGCCCGCTTCTACCAGGCGCTGCTCGGCGGCGAGGTGGACCGGCCGGACCCGCGGTGGCGCGTCGACGAGGACTGGTCGACCCTGCACGCCGGCGGGATCGTCCTGGGGTTCCAGCGCTCGTTCGACTACCGGCCGCCGCGCTGGCCCGACCCCGCCTTCCCGCAGCAGTTCCACCTCGACTTCGAGGTCGACGACTTCCGGGAATCCCACCACCAGGTGCTGGTGAACGGCGGCCGGCTGCTGGACCCCGACCTCGGCGGCCGCGGCTGGCGCGTCTACGCCGACCCGGCCGGCCACCCCTTCTGCCTCCTCGGCGACTACTGA